In a genomic window of Wyeomyia smithii strain HCP4-BCI-WySm-NY-G18 chromosome 1, ASM2978416v1, whole genome shotgun sequence:
- the LOC129733916 gene encoding probable cytochrome P450 28a5 isoform X2: MEIKSLGALYVYLVWNFNYWKQRDVPGPTPTALLGNFPAFILRHRPFIDEMDEIYRNYKRKYNFVGVFTNRSPGIFVLSAGLAKDILVKKFKNFHDNEFSESTSKTADPILGRHPFMLSGEEWKEKRAEITPAFTTARMKPLFSNVEVAATQMKEYIEQCEGSSLDARELAAKFTTNAVSSCIFAVDAQSFSHEKPEIREMSRRLMEHSFMSFIQFLFVGAFPKIANMLNVGIVSKSVEKFFTKLMAQAIQHRTSATEKPVDYLDFLINLQNRKQLSALDMAAHGVTFFLDGLETSSSAISFVLYELARNPSIQQRLREELLHATNVDGTISYDTLLDLPYLDQVLNEALRLWPPGAFMSKRCTEPIDLDLTSNQNVRIEKGVCAIINIWSIHRDPDYYNDPLTFDPDRFHPETGGTGPYREKGCFIPFGEGPRQCLGMRFARMQVKRGIYEVIKNFKLTLDPKTRIPLQIDPKQFLTVALGGIWLKFEAIRM, encoded by the exons CTCTTGGAGCGCTCTACGTGTATCTGGTGTGGAATTTTAATTATTGGAAGCAACGCGATGTTCCGGGACCGACTCCAACAGCCCTGCTGGGTAACTTTCCGGCCTTTATTTTGCGCCATCGGCCTTTCATCGATGAGATGGACGAAATTTACAG GAATTATAAGCGTAAATACAACTTCGTCGGAGTTTTCACCAACCGTTCACCAGGAATTTTCGTTTTGTCCGCTGGGCTAGCGAAAGATATTCTTgtcaaaaagtttaaaaacttTCACGACAATGAGTTTAGCGAATCAACAAGTAAAACAGCGGACCCGATTCTGGGTCGACACCCGTTTATGCTGAGCGGGGAGGAGTGGAAAGAAAAGCGGGCCGAGATAACGCCGGCTTTCACCACGGCCCGG ATGAAGCCTCTCTTTTCCAACGTGGAAGTCGCGGCGACTCAAATGAAGGAATACATTGAGCAGTGCGAAGGTTCGTCTTTGGATGCTAGGGAGCTGGCAGCAAAGTTCACCACGAATGCCGTTTCCAGCTGCATTTTTGCAGTTGACGCGCAATCGTTCAGTCATGAAAAACCTGAAATTCGAGAAATGAGCCGAAGGCTGATGGAGCATTCTTTCATGTCGTTCATACAATTCCTTTTTGTAGGAGCATTCCCAAAAATTGCGAACATGTTGAACGTAGGGATTGTTTCTAAATCAGTGGAAAAATTCTTCACCAAGTTAATGGCCCAGGCGATTCAACATCGCACCAGTGCTACTGAGAAACCTGTTGATTATCTCGATTTTCTAATTAACTTGCAGAACAGAAAGCAATTGTCCGCACTGGACATGGCAGCCCATGGTGTGACATTTTTTCTTGACGGATTGGAAACGTCCAGTTCTGCAATTTCGTTTGTACTGTATGAGTTAGCAAGAAATCCGTCAATCCAACAACGTCTGCGTGAGGAGCTTTTGCACGCAACAAACGTCGATGGTACGATTTCGTACGATACACTACTTGACCTGCCCTATCTGGACCAAGTGCTCAATGAAGCCCTCCGGTTGTGGCCTCCGGGTGCCTTCATGTCTAAACGGTGCACCGAACCAATAGATCTGGATCTAACGTCAAACCAGAATGTTCGTATCGAGAAGGGAGTTTGTGCTATTATTAACATCTGGTCAATACATCGTGATCCAGACTACTACAACGATCCACTAACGTTCGATCCGGATCGTTTCCATCCAGAAACAGGCGGCACCGGTCCGTATCGTGAAAAAGGTTGCTTCATACCGTTCGGTGAAGGACCCCGGCAGTGTCTGGGCATGCGATTCGCCCGAATGCAAGTCAAACGCGGCATTTACGAAGTGATCAAAAATTTTAAGCTTACACTGGATCCGAAGACCAGGATTCCACTGCAAATCGATCCGAAACAGTTTCTAACCGTGGCACTAGGGGGCATTTGGTTAAAATTTGAAGctatcagaatgtaa
- the LOC129733916 gene encoding probable cytochrome P450 28a5 isoform X1, producing MFLIVSLVLTALGALYVYLVWNFNYWKQRDVPGPTPTALLGNFPAFILRHRPFIDEMDEIYRNYKRKYNFVGVFTNRSPGIFVLSAGLAKDILVKKFKNFHDNEFSESTSKTADPILGRHPFMLSGEEWKEKRAEITPAFTTARMKPLFSNVEVAATQMKEYIEQCEGSSLDARELAAKFTTNAVSSCIFAVDAQSFSHEKPEIREMSRRLMEHSFMSFIQFLFVGAFPKIANMLNVGIVSKSVEKFFTKLMAQAIQHRTSATEKPVDYLDFLINLQNRKQLSALDMAAHGVTFFLDGLETSSSAISFVLYELARNPSIQQRLREELLHATNVDGTISYDTLLDLPYLDQVLNEALRLWPPGAFMSKRCTEPIDLDLTSNQNVRIEKGVCAIINIWSIHRDPDYYNDPLTFDPDRFHPETGGTGPYREKGCFIPFGEGPRQCLGMRFARMQVKRGIYEVIKNFKLTLDPKTRIPLQIDPKQFLTVALGGIWLKFEAIRM from the exons ATGTTTCTTATCGTCAGTCTTGTTTTGACAGCTCTTGGAGCGCTCTACGTGTATCTGGTGTGGAATTTTAATTATTGGAAGCAACGCGATGTTCCGGGACCGACTCCAACAGCCCTGCTGGGTAACTTTCCGGCCTTTATTTTGCGCCATCGGCCTTTCATCGATGAGATGGACGAAATTTACAG GAATTATAAGCGTAAATACAACTTCGTCGGAGTTTTCACCAACCGTTCACCAGGAATTTTCGTTTTGTCCGCTGGGCTAGCGAAAGATATTCTTgtcaaaaagtttaaaaacttTCACGACAATGAGTTTAGCGAATCAACAAGTAAAACAGCGGACCCGATTCTGGGTCGACACCCGTTTATGCTGAGCGGGGAGGAGTGGAAAGAAAAGCGGGCCGAGATAACGCCGGCTTTCACCACGGCCCGG ATGAAGCCTCTCTTTTCCAACGTGGAAGTCGCGGCGACTCAAATGAAGGAATACATTGAGCAGTGCGAAGGTTCGTCTTTGGATGCTAGGGAGCTGGCAGCAAAGTTCACCACGAATGCCGTTTCCAGCTGCATTTTTGCAGTTGACGCGCAATCGTTCAGTCATGAAAAACCTGAAATTCGAGAAATGAGCCGAAGGCTGATGGAGCATTCTTTCATGTCGTTCATACAATTCCTTTTTGTAGGAGCATTCCCAAAAATTGCGAACATGTTGAACGTAGGGATTGTTTCTAAATCAGTGGAAAAATTCTTCACCAAGTTAATGGCCCAGGCGATTCAACATCGCACCAGTGCTACTGAGAAACCTGTTGATTATCTCGATTTTCTAATTAACTTGCAGAACAGAAAGCAATTGTCCGCACTGGACATGGCAGCCCATGGTGTGACATTTTTTCTTGACGGATTGGAAACGTCCAGTTCTGCAATTTCGTTTGTACTGTATGAGTTAGCAAGAAATCCGTCAATCCAACAACGTCTGCGTGAGGAGCTTTTGCACGCAACAAACGTCGATGGTACGATTTCGTACGATACACTACTTGACCTGCCCTATCTGGACCAAGTGCTCAATGAAGCCCTCCGGTTGTGGCCTCCGGGTGCCTTCATGTCTAAACGGTGCACCGAACCAATAGATCTGGATCTAACGTCAAACCAGAATGTTCGTATCGAGAAGGGAGTTTGTGCTATTATTAACATCTGGTCAATACATCGTGATCCAGACTACTACAACGATCCACTAACGTTCGATCCGGATCGTTTCCATCCAGAAACAGGCGGCACCGGTCCGTATCGTGAAAAAGGTTGCTTCATACCGTTCGGTGAAGGACCCCGGCAGTGTCTGGGCATGCGATTCGCCCGAATGCAAGTCAAACGCGGCATTTACGAAGTGATCAAAAATTTTAAGCTTACACTGGATCCGAAGACCAGGATTCCACTGCAAATCGATCCGAAACAGTTTCTAACCGTGGCACTAGGGGGCATTTGGTTAAAATTTGAAGctatcagaatgtaa